From a region of the Salvelinus fontinalis isolate EN_2023a chromosome 13, ASM2944872v1, whole genome shotgun sequence genome:
- the LOC129869035 gene encoding UDP-glucose 6-dehydrogenase-like produces MVEVRKICCIGAGYVGGPTCSVIAQMCPEVTVTVVDVNEDRIRAWNSDSLPIFEPGLQEVVDSCRGVNLFFSTDMDEAIKNADLVFISVNTPTKTFGIGKGRAADLKHIEACARRIADVSIGCKIVVEKSTVPVRAAESIRRIFNANTKSSFNFQVLSNPEFLAEGTAITDLKNPDRVLIGGDETPEGQHAIEALRSIYEHWVPKSKIITTNTWSSELSKLAANAFLAQRISSINSISALCEVTGADVEEVAHAIGTDQRIGSCFLKASVGFGGSCFQKDVLNLVYLCEVLNLPEVARYWQQVIEINDYQRKRFSSRIISCLFNTVTDKKIALLGFAFKKNTGDTRESSSIYISRYLLEEGACLHIYDPKVKAQQIMHDLTQPTPSERHDPATVSRLVTIVTDPYKACENAHAIVICTEWDMFTELDYEKIYKAMLKPAFIFDGRRILDSLHDQLQHIGFQVETIGKRVNQRIHFTAIEDKSEIDQQQPLKKIKL; encoded by the exons ATGGTGGAGGTGAGGAAGATCTGTTGTATTGGGGCTGGCTACGTGGGCGGTCCCACCTGCAGCGTGATCGCCCAGATGTGCCCCGAGGTGACGGTTACCGTGGTGGACGTGAACGAGGACCGCATCCGTGCCTGGAATTCTGATAGCCTTCCCATCTTTGAG CCTGGACTCCAGGAAGTGGTGGACTCATGCCGCGGGGTCAACCTTTTCTTCTCCACAGACATGGATGAGGCCATAAAAAATGCAGACCTGGTTTTCATATct GTCAATACGCCTACCAAGACATTTGGGATTGGTAAGGGTCGAGCAGCGGACCTGAAGCACATAGAAGCATGTGCCCGGCGCATTGCTGATGTGTCCATCGGGTGTAAGATTGTTGTAGAGAAAAGCACAGTTCCTGTACGTGCTGCTGAGAGCATCCGCCGCATCTTCAACGCCAACACCAAGAGTAGCTTCAACTTTCAG GTCCTCTCAAACCCAGAGTTTCTTGCTGAGGGAACAGCCATCACTGATCTGAAGAATCCAGACAGGGTATTGATTGGAGGGGATGAGACCCCTGAGGGCCAACATGCTATTGAGGCCCTGCGGAGCATCTATGAGCACTGGGTCCCCAAGAGCAAGATTATCACCACCAACACCTGGTCCTCTGAGCTCTCCAAGCTG GCAGCCAATGCCTTTCTGGCCCAACGTATCAGTAGCATCAACTCCATCAGTGCCCTGTGCGAGGTAACTGGTGCTGATGTAGAGGAGGTGGCTCATGCCATCGGGACAGACCAGAGAATAGGCAGTTGCTTCCTGAAGGCCAGCGTGG GATTTGGTGGCAGTTGTTTCCAGAAGGATGTCCTCAATCTTGTGTACCTATGCGAGGTGCTAAACCTACCAGAGGTTGCAAGATACTGGCAACAG GTTATAGAGATAAACGATTACCAGCGAAAACGATTCTCTTCACGGATAATCAGCTGCCTCTTCAACACAGTGACGGACAAGAAGATAGCCTTGCTAGGATTCGCTTTCAAGAAAAACACAGGCGATACAAG GGAATCCTCTAGTATCTACATCAGTCGCTACCTGCTGGAGGAGGGAGCCTGTCTACACATCTATGACCCCAAGGTTAAAGCGCAGCAGATCATGCACGACCTGACTCAGCCCACACCCTCAGAAAGACATGACCCCGCCACAG TTTCTCGTCTAGTCACCATCGTCACTGACCCATACAAGGCTTGTGAGAACGCCCATGCAATTGTCATCTGCACAGAGTGGGATATGTTCACG GAGCTGGACTATGAGAAGATCTATAAAGCCATGCTGAAACCTGCCTTCATCTTTGACGGTAGAAGGATCTTGGACAGCTTGCACGACCAACTCCAGCATATCGGCTTCCAG GTGGAGACTATTGGGAAAAGAGTTAACCAGAGGATCCACTTCACTGCCATTGAGGACAAGTCAGAAATAGACCAACAGCAACCATTGAAGAAGATCAAACTATGA